One genomic segment of Motacilla alba alba isolate MOTALB_02 chromosome 1A, Motacilla_alba_V1.0_pri, whole genome shotgun sequence includes these proteins:
- the LOC119708375 gene encoding suppressor of cytokine signaling 1-like: protein MIRGRPDELQNTHTTVSHLQRQRRSVLPSPAPPGLPDRFRMFRSCEWEVLERSLNILQASDFYWGPLSVGEAHAKLQREPVGTYLVRDSSQGNCLFSLSVRMPTGPVSLRISFQEGYFRLKNWFSDCVVRLLELVVAGTRNNPLHFDEMGGTPLVFSEPLCRSRRAVPTLRELCCRSLPAGATTEDRAGLGGSLGMCLREEVFSPLDRRGGSEGSIGPGPSLSWARR, encoded by the coding sequence ATGATCAGAGGGAGGCCAGATGAGCTGCAGAACACACACACCACTGTTTCTCATCTGCAAAGGCAGCGTCGGAGCGTTCTCCCCAGCCCCGCGCCACCCGGCTTGCCCGATCGTTTCCGGATGTTTCGCAGCTGCGAGTGGGAAGTCCTGGAGCGATCCCTCAATATCCTCCAGGCCAGTGACTTCTACTGGGGCCCCTTGTCTGTGGGGGAGGCTCACGCCAAGCTCCAGCGGGAGCCCGTAGGCACCTACTTGGTGCGGGACAGCTCGCAGGGGAACTGCTTGTTCAGCCTGAGCGTGCGGATGCCCACGGGGCCCGTCAGCCTTCGAATCTCTTTCCAGGAGGGCTATTTCCGCCTCAAGAACTGGTTTTCAGATTGTGTGGTCcggctgctggagctggtggtggCGGGAACCCGGAACAATCCCTTGCACTTTGATGAGATGGGGGGAACTCCCCTGGTCTTCTCTGAGCCCTTGTGCCGGAGCCGCCGGGCAGTGCCCACGCTGCGGGAATTGTGCTGCCGGAGCCTCCCTGCTGGTGCCACGACTgaggacagagcagggctggggggctcctTGGGAATGTGTCTGAGGGAAGAGGTGTTCTCACCTCTGGACAGAAGGGGAGGGTCAGAGGGGAGCATTGGCCCCGGCCCCTCTCTGTCCTGGGCTAGGAGATGA